One window of the Labilibaculum sp. genome contains the following:
- a CDS encoding YciI family protein, with protein MFIISLTYKVPIEKVEEELNNHVQYLKEQYALGNFQASGRKVPRTGGVILSTVKDKKQLEEILAKDPFHKNDLADYAITEFIPSMTSDELTCLLEV; from the coding sequence ATGTTTATCATTTCATTAACCTACAAAGTACCTATCGAAAAGGTAGAAGAAGAATTGAACAATCACGTTCAGTATTTAAAAGAGCAGTATGCTTTGGGAAATTTTCAGGCCTCGGGCAGAAAAGTTCCGAGAACAGGAGGCGTAATACTTTCAACAGTGAAGGATAAAAAACAATTGGAAGAAATTCTGGCTAAAGATCCTTTTCACAAAAATGATTTAGCAGATTATGCAATCACTGAATTTATCCCCAGCATGACGAGCGACGAGTTAACTTGTTTGCTGGAGGTTTAA